One region of Magnetococcus sp. PR-3 genomic DNA includes:
- the metH gene encoding methionine synthase, whose protein sequence is MSNQRTKQFRSLLQQRILILDGAMGTMIQRLGLEEEDYRGHRFADHDGELHGANDLLVLTKPEVIRDIHRAYLEAGADIVETNTFNGNAPSLGDYGLEELVYEVNREGARVAREACAAVMAENPDRTCFVAGVLGPTNRTCSISPDVNNPGFRNIDFDTLVEDYANGTRGLLDGGSDILLVETVFDTLNCKAALFAVRQVLEERDLDIPLMISFTITDQSGRTLTGQTVEAFWNSVSHARPDTIGMNCALGADQLRPHLETLSEISGTGISIHPNAGLPNAFGEYDETPEIMAGKVVAFAEAGLMNIVGGCCGTSPDHIRAIAEQVASKPPRQTPVLKQACHLSGLEPLTIEADTLFVNVGERTNVAGSARFARLIREEQYETALDVARQQVENGAQIVDVNMDDAMLDAQSAMVTFLNLMAAEPEISRVPVMIDSSEWAVLEAGLKCVQGKGIINSLSLKEGEVPFLEQAKLARRYGAAVIVMAFDEKGQADTYQRRIDICKRAYDQLVDDVGMDPNDIIFDPNIFAVATGIEEHNSYAVDFIEATRWIKQNLPGARISGGVSNVSFSFRGNNPVREAMHAVFLYHAITAGMDMGIVNAGQLAVYAEIPTDLRERVEDVILNRREDATDRLLEVADQYRDSGAAEDKADAAWRSEPVMDRLRHAMIKGITEFIDADVEEARAAATHPLEVVEGPLMAGMNAVGDLFGEGKMFLPQVVKSARVMKQAVAYLVPYIEEANRHAGEDAKRSGAGKILLATVKGDVHDIGKNIVKVVLQCNNYEVEDLGVMVAAETILDKAQEINADIIGLSGLITPSLQQMTNVAKEMQRRGMQDIPLLIGGATTSKAHTAVKIAPATEGCVVQVKDASRSVGVAAALLSQKDRAGFIAETQAEHHKYRTAYENRANRKPLLSLKEARTRGFEQSAAVTKPVKPGVHVLADYDLSTLAGYIDWTPFFHTWELHGRYPEILSDAKVGEEATRLFKDAQVMLEEIIAKGSIKANGVLGLFPASRDGDDIVLADGLGTIYTLRQQRDGGEAPCYALADFVGQDDTVGMFAVTAGMGVSALVEAYQASNDDYRAIMVEALADRLAEAFAEHIHELARVEYWGYGSDESLDKTDLIAEKYVGIRPAPGYPACPDHTEKALLFKLLDAEGQAGMALTESFAMLPAASVSGYMFAHPEARYFSIGRMGSDQLEDYAKRKGIAVEEAAKWLAPNLDE, encoded by the coding sequence ATGTCAAACCAACGTACCAAGCAGTTTCGCAGCCTTCTTCAACAACGTATTTTGATCCTGGATGGTGCCATGGGTACCATGATCCAGCGTCTGGGGTTGGAGGAGGAAGACTACCGTGGTCATCGTTTTGCTGACCATGATGGGGAGCTGCATGGTGCCAACGATCTGTTGGTTTTGACCAAGCCTGAGGTGATCCGCGATATCCACCGTGCCTATTTGGAGGCGGGCGCGGATATTGTAGAGACCAATACCTTTAATGGTAATGCACCCTCTTTGGGGGATTATGGTCTGGAAGAACTGGTTTATGAGGTCAACCGTGAGGGGGCCCGTGTCGCCCGTGAAGCGTGTGCAGCGGTGATGGCGGAAAACCCTGACCGGACCTGCTTTGTGGCGGGGGTTTTGGGCCCCACCAACCGGACCTGTAGTATTTCACCCGATGTGAACAATCCGGGATTCCGTAACATTGATTTTGACACTTTGGTTGAGGATTACGCCAATGGCACCCGTGGTTTGCTGGACGGTGGGTCAGATATTTTATTGGTTGAGACGGTTTTTGATACGCTGAACTGCAAGGCGGCCCTGTTTGCTGTCCGTCAGGTTTTGGAAGAGCGGGATCTGGATATACCGTTGATGATCTCTTTTACCATCACCGATCAGTCTGGTCGAACATTGACGGGCCAAACGGTCGAGGCGTTCTGGAACTCTGTCTCCCATGCCCGCCCCGATACCATCGGCATGAACTGCGCGTTGGGGGCTGACCAACTGCGTCCCCACCTCGAGACACTCTCTGAAATTTCAGGCACTGGTATCTCCATCCATCCCAATGCAGGTTTGCCCAATGCCTTTGGTGAGTATGATGAGACACCAGAGATTATGGCGGGCAAAGTTGTGGCCTTTGCTGAAGCGGGTTTAATGAACATTGTGGGGGGGTGCTGCGGTACCAGCCCGGATCATATCCGTGCCATTGCAGAACAGGTTGCAAGCAAGCCACCGCGCCAGACACCGGTGTTAAAACAGGCCTGTCATCTAAGTGGTCTGGAGCCTTTAACCATTGAGGCCGATACCCTGTTCGTCAATGTGGGGGAACGGACCAATGTTGCTGGTAGTGCCCGCTTTGCTCGGCTGATCCGTGAAGAGCAGTATGAAACAGCCCTGGATGTTGCCCGTCAGCAGGTAGAGAACGGTGCTCAGATTGTTGATGTCAATATGGATGATGCCATGTTGGACGCTCAGTCTGCCATGGTGACCTTTCTAAACCTTATGGCGGCTGAACCGGAAATCAGCCGGGTACCGGTGATGATTGACTCCTCTGAGTGGGCGGTTTTGGAGGCTGGTCTGAAGTGCGTACAGGGTAAGGGCATTATCAACTCTCTAAGTTTAAAAGAGGGGGAAGTACCCTTTTTGGAACAGGCTAAGCTGGCCCGTCGGTATGGGGCGGCGGTCATTGTCATGGCCTTTGATGAAAAGGGGCAGGCGGATACCTATCAACGTCGTATCGATATCTGCAAACGCGCCTATGATCAGTTGGTTGATGATGTGGGCATGGACCCCAACGATATTATCTTCGATCCCAACATTTTTGCGGTCGCTACAGGGATTGAAGAGCACAACAGCTATGCGGTGGACTTTATTGAGGCCACGCGCTGGATCAAGCAGAACCTGCCGGGTGCACGGATCAGTGGTGGGGTGAGTAATGTCTCCTTCTCCTTCCGGGGTAATAATCCGGTGCGGGAGGCGATGCATGCGGTCTTTCTGTATCACGCCATTACGGCGGGTATGGATATGGGTATTGTCAATGCGGGCCAGTTGGCGGTTTATGCAGAGATCCCCACAGACCTTCGTGAGCGGGTGGAGGATGTGATCCTTAACCGTCGTGAGGATGCTACAGATCGTCTGTTGGAGGTTGCCGATCAATACCGTGACAGTGGGGCAGCAGAAGACAAAGCCGATGCCGCTTGGCGTAGTGAACCGGTCATGGACCGTCTGCGTCACGCTATGATCAAGGGCATTACGGAATTTATCGATGCCGATGTGGAGGAGGCGCGTGCAGCAGCTACACATCCACTTGAGGTGGTCGAAGGACCTTTAATGGCGGGTATGAACGCTGTGGGTGATCTGTTTGGGGAGGGGAAGATGTTCCTGCCTCAGGTGGTGAAGAGTGCCCGTGTCATGAAGCAGGCTGTGGCCTATTTGGTGCCATATATTGAAGAGGCCAACCGTCATGCTGGGGAAGATGCTAAGCGCTCTGGTGCGGGGAAAATCCTTTTGGCCACCGTGAAGGGGGATGTTCACGATATTGGGAAGAATATTGTGAAGGTGGTTTTGCAATGTAACAACTATGAGGTGGAAGATCTGGGTGTCATGGTGGCTGCAGAGACCATTTTGGATAAAGCCCAGGAGATCAATGCGGATATCATTGGCTTATCCGGTTTGATCACCCCTTCGTTACAGCAAATGACCAATGTTGCCAAGGAGATGCAGCGCCGTGGCATGCAGGATATTCCCTTGTTGATTGGGGGTGCAACGACATCCAAGGCGCACACCGCCGTGAAAATTGCGCCAGCAACAGAGGGGTGTGTGGTGCAGGTGAAGGATGCTTCCCGTTCGGTGGGGGTGGCTGCGGCTTTGCTTAGTCAAAAGGATCGTGCAGGGTTTATCGCGGAGACACAGGCGGAGCATCATAAGTACCGTACCGCCTATGAAAACCGTGCCAACCGTAAACCTTTACTGAGTTTAAAAGAGGCACGTACCCGTGGTTTTGAGCAGTCGGCAGCGGTTACGAAGCCTGTTAAACCAGGGGTACATGTGTTGGCGGATTATGATCTGTCGACATTGGCGGGGTATATTGATTGGACGCCATTCTTCCATACTTGGGAGTTACATGGACGGTATCCAGAGATCCTCTCTGACGCCAAGGTGGGGGAGGAAGCAACCCGGCTGTTTAAAGATGCGCAAGTGATGCTTGAGGAGATTATTGCCAAGGGCTCTATTAAGGCAAATGGGGTTTTGGGTCTGTTCCCGGCTTCCCGTGATGGGGATGATATTGTTTTAGCGGATGGTTTGGGCACCATTTATACGTTGCGTCAGCAGCGGGATGGGGGTGAGGCACCGTGTTATGCGTTGGCAGATTTTGTGGGCCAGGATGATACGGTCGGTATGTTTGCGGTAACGGCTGGTATGGGTGTATCGGCGTTGGTGGAGGCATATCAGGCATCCAATGATGATTACCGGGCCATTATGGTCGAGGCCTTGGCGGACCGCCTGGCGGAGGCGTTTGCTGAGCATATTCATGAGCTGGCACGGGTGGAGTATTGGGGATATGGGTCGGATGAGTCGTTGGATAAGACGGATCTGATTGCAGAGAAATATGTGGGTATTCGCCCGGCTCCTGGTTATCCGGCCTGTCCGGATCATACGGAGAAGGCGCTGTTGTTTAAGTTGTTGGATGCTGAAGGTCAGGCGGGTATGGCGTTGACGGAGAGTTTTGCGATGTTGCCAGCGGCCTCGGTCAGTGGTTATATGTTTGCACATCCTGAGGCGCGTTATTTCTCCATTGGTCGGATGGGTTCTGATCAGTTGGAGGATTATGCCAAGCGCAAGGGCATTGCGGTTGAGGAAGCCGCAAAGTGGTTGGCGCCAAACCTGGATGAGTGA
- a CDS encoding sulfotransferase: protein MNRAQRRKQKKLAKKKGGQSVDTTLLAPETPANPSPGKVRLEVKPLLERANTMIKSGEPQAAAKICTHVLESQPNQPVANHLMGLAYVQMGQAEAAVPHLQKAVHAAPEHAPLRQHLSVPLMQLGRLDEAQTQIEKAVELDPKQGSYQGNLCFLLKEAGALEEALAYGERGVALSPKDPGVHNNLALVLMSLDRLEHAEASFKKVLELAPSHVDALVSLSHLLKRRGRPGEAVKYGLKAAELDPTNSGAYNNLGSIFYDLGRLDEAELHLKQALQLNPDLAAAHNNMANVLRGAGHMEKAAQYYRQAITLNPDLGEAYHQLSRVHTFGAEDADLALMESRYADPSCGDENRMFLGYGLAKAYEDLKQYDRAWDAMTQANEIFQQRHPYHADVEARYFEMLKAGFGPWVEERPDDEEQAAPIFIVGMPRSGTTLVEQILASHPRVATAGESTALFQLLHHRSLFKPDEIFAQQASTLDEAALGQIRRVYLQAVARVAKEDGSTAHIIDKMPHNFRFIGMIRRLFPKAIVIHCRRDPMDTCLSIYKNYFSQGHGYGGNVQDLAHQYGLYADLMAHWRQLLPDFVHEIEYEALVADGETGIKQLLAMCDLPFDPVCLDFHNTQQPVLTASSVQVRQPIYQSSVGGWKRFEQQLQPLKERLHTLLA from the coding sequence TTGAACCGAGCTCAGCGTCGTAAACAGAAAAAACTGGCCAAGAAAAAAGGTGGTCAAAGTGTCGATACCACCCTGTTAGCGCCTGAAACACCGGCAAACCCCTCCCCAGGGAAAGTACGGTTGGAGGTTAAACCGCTTCTGGAGCGGGCCAATACCATGATCAAGTCGGGGGAGCCTCAGGCAGCGGCTAAAATTTGTACCCATGTCTTGGAGAGCCAACCCAACCAGCCTGTCGCCAACCATTTAATGGGTCTGGCTTATGTACAGATGGGGCAAGCGGAGGCAGCGGTTCCTCATTTACAAAAAGCGGTACATGCCGCGCCTGAGCATGCGCCGTTACGCCAACACCTGAGTGTGCCATTGATGCAGCTTGGGCGATTGGATGAAGCACAGACCCAGATTGAAAAAGCGGTTGAGTTGGATCCTAAACAGGGCAGTTATCAGGGTAACCTCTGTTTTTTGCTGAAAGAAGCGGGAGCGTTGGAAGAGGCCCTGGCCTATGGGGAGCGGGGTGTTGCGTTAAGTCCCAAAGATCCAGGGGTCCACAACAATCTGGCTTTGGTGTTGATGAGTCTGGATCGTTTGGAGCATGCAGAAGCCAGTTTTAAAAAGGTACTGGAGCTGGCACCGAGCCATGTGGATGCCTTGGTGAGTCTATCCCATCTCTTAAAGCGACGGGGGCGGCCAGGTGAGGCGGTAAAGTATGGTCTAAAAGCGGCGGAGCTGGATCCCACCAACAGTGGTGCCTATAACAATTTGGGTAGTATTTTTTATGATCTTGGACGGTTGGATGAGGCGGAGCTGCATCTGAAACAGGCGCTACAGCTCAACCCTGATCTCGCGGCAGCCCACAACAATATGGCCAATGTGTTGCGTGGGGCAGGTCATATGGAAAAAGCAGCCCAATACTACCGGCAGGCCATCACGTTGAATCCAGATTTGGGGGAGGCCTACCATCAGCTTAGCCGTGTACATACCTTTGGGGCGGAGGATGCGGATTTGGCATTGATGGAGAGCCGTTATGCCGATCCCTCCTGTGGGGACGAGAACCGGATGTTTTTGGGGTATGGGCTTGCCAAAGCGTATGAGGATCTTAAACAGTATGACCGTGCCTGGGATGCGATGACCCAGGCCAATGAGATCTTTCAGCAGCGTCACCCCTACCATGCCGATGTTGAAGCGCGCTACTTCGAAATGCTCAAAGCAGGTTTTGGCCCCTGGGTAGAGGAGAGGCCAGATGATGAAGAGCAGGCGGCGCCCATTTTTATTGTGGGTATGCCCCGCTCCGGCACAACTTTGGTGGAACAGATTTTGGCCAGCCATCCCCGTGTCGCCACGGCGGGGGAGTCCACCGCACTCTTTCAGTTACTGCACCATCGATCGCTGTTCAAGCCTGATGAGATTTTTGCCCAGCAGGCTTCTACCTTGGATGAAGCGGCCTTGGGACAGATCCGCCGGGTGTATCTACAGGCGGTGGCGCGGGTGGCCAAAGAGGATGGCTCCACAGCCCATATTATTGACAAAATGCCCCATAATTTCCGTTTTATAGGTATGATCCGGCGGCTTTTTCCCAAAGCCATTGTTATCCATTGTCGGCGAGATCCTATGGATACCTGTCTGTCCATCTACAAAAACTATTTCAGCCAAGGTCATGGTTATGGTGGGAATGTACAGGATCTGGCGCATCAATATGGTTTGTATGCCGATTTAATGGCCCATTGGCGCCAGCTCTTGCCAGATTTTGTGCATGAGATCGAGTACGAGGCCCTGGTTGCCGATGGGGAGACAGGGATTAAACAGTTACTGGCGATGTGTGATTTGCCCTTTGACCCAGTGTGTCTGGATTTTCATAACACCCAACAGCCGGTTCTGACAGCCAGCTCTGTCCAGGTTCGCCAACCGATTTACCAAAGCTCTGTCGGGGGTTGGAAGCGCTTTGAACAGCAGCTACAACCCTTAAAAGAGCGGTTGCATACCCTGTTGGCCTAA
- a CDS encoding ankyrin repeat domain-containing protein — MFNSRWILLKRKSRASMLCMTVMMLSLTVAHPSEATELGQDTLRYAAMQGDQQQVRALLSQKVDVNQASQVGQTALMWAAQEGHTAIVHALLHAGANPNQQDQSGMTALMLAAQQGHVNALSALLRTPHIAINTTSHTGRSAVTEAARYGQAAIMAKLAPYKPDVNHLDKKGFTPLMLAAKGGHSAMIGLLIAAGADVDAVGKQGMTALMIAVDAGYEGIVSHLINQRAHVNQQTHDGWSALSFAAHQGYATIATRLLKADALVDSRDEEGQTPLMLATRGNYLDTVKNLLTYGADQSLTDHKGQRAADLRRGHSGIEKLLSQASHTDQLAALH; from the coding sequence ATGTTCAATAGCAGATGGATACTGTTAAAGCGTAAAAGCCGTGCAAGCATGCTCTGCATGACCGTGATGATGTTAAGTCTCACCGTTGCCCACCCAAGTGAGGCCACAGAGCTAGGCCAAGACACACTGCGTTATGCTGCCATGCAAGGTGATCAACAACAGGTCCGCGCCTTACTAAGCCAGAAGGTGGATGTCAACCAAGCCAGTCAAGTGGGGCAAACTGCACTGATGTGGGCAGCCCAAGAGGGGCATACCGCCATAGTACACGCCCTATTGCACGCAGGTGCTAACCCCAACCAACAAGATCAGTCTGGTATGACGGCCTTGATGCTTGCGGCTCAACAGGGTCATGTCAACGCACTCTCCGCCTTATTACGCACACCCCATATCGCCATAAATACCACCAGCCATACCGGACGAAGTGCCGTCACAGAAGCTGCCCGCTATGGTCAGGCTGCCATAATGGCCAAACTGGCCCCCTACAAACCCGATGTAAACCATCTGGATAAAAAGGGGTTCACTCCCCTGATGTTAGCAGCCAAAGGCGGGCACAGTGCCATGATCGGTCTACTGATTGCGGCAGGTGCTGATGTGGATGCGGTGGGGAAGCAAGGGATGACCGCCCTGATGATTGCGGTTGATGCGGGCTATGAAGGTATTGTCAGCCATTTAATCAACCAGCGTGCTCACGTAAACCAACAGACACACGATGGCTGGAGCGCACTAAGTTTTGCAGCTCACCAGGGATATGCCACCATTGCCACCCGGCTGTTAAAAGCAGATGCATTGGTAGATAGCCGTGATGAAGAAGGGCAAACCCCACTGATGCTCGCCACCCGTGGTAATTATCTGGATACCGTAAAAAATCTGCTCACCTATGGTGCCGATCAATCCCTGACCGACCATAAAGGGCAACGTGCGGCGGATCTACGCCGTGGCCACTCCGGTATCGAGAAATTACTCAGCCAAGCCAGCCATACAGATCAACTGGCCGCTTTGCATTAA
- a CDS encoding NAD(P)H-dependent flavin oxidoreductase has protein sequence MNAPTTVSPLPSLQIGEHSLPVPIIQGGMGVRVSAHNLAAAVANSGGGGIIATVALSLASKYYKKGRDYYKANIKALSDEIEWAREKSPQGVIGTNCMVAIRDYEAMVRTSVECGADMIISGAGLPLRLPEFAADYPKTALVPIVSSLRAGKLLAKRWLKTYKRLPDAFVFEDPNKAGGHLGVSRDQLYGAEHGSEVVVPQLAEWSEKEFGGDIPIIVAGGVWDRKDIDDMFALGAKGVQMASRFICTHECDAADSFKQSFIDSKEGDVVIIDSPAGLPGRALSTNFTNDLFRGEEVGMKCIATCLEHCRCRDEKETFCIAEALHHAQQGDMQKGLVFTGTNATRHDRIMHVHEIFEEINGRPYRAEG, from the coding sequence ATGAACGCACCTACGACTGTTTCCCCTTTGCCATCTCTTCAGATCGGCGAACATTCCTTACCCGTTCCCATTATCCAGGGTGGCATGGGTGTGCGTGTTTCTGCGCACAATCTGGCCGCTGCAGTCGCCAACTCTGGCGGTGGTGGCATCATTGCCACTGTGGCACTTTCCCTGGCTTCCAAGTATTACAAAAAGGGACGGGACTACTATAAAGCCAACATCAAGGCATTGTCCGATGAGATCGAATGGGCACGGGAGAAATCCCCCCAAGGTGTGATCGGGACCAATTGCATGGTGGCCATTCGCGACTATGAAGCGATGGTACGCACCTCGGTGGAGTGTGGCGCCGACATGATTATCTCTGGGGCTGGCTTACCGCTACGCCTACCCGAGTTTGCGGCGGACTACCCCAAGACGGCGCTGGTACCGATTGTTTCATCCTTGCGGGCGGGTAAGCTGCTGGCCAAGCGCTGGCTGAAGACCTATAAGCGGCTGCCGGATGCCTTTGTGTTTGAAGACCCCAATAAAGCAGGGGGTCATCTAGGCGTTTCGCGGGACCAGCTCTATGGGGCAGAACACGGCTCTGAGGTTGTGGTACCCCAGCTGGCTGAATGGTCAGAAAAAGAGTTTGGTGGCGATATTCCTATCATCGTCGCGGGTGGTGTGTGGGACCGTAAGGATATCGACGATATGTTTGCCCTGGGCGCCAAAGGTGTGCAGATGGCCAGTCGCTTTATCTGTACCCATGAGTGTGACGCCGCAGATAGCTTCAAACAGTCCTTTATTGACTCCAAAGAGGGCGATGTCGTGATCATCGACTCTCCTGCGGGTTTGCCTGGACGCGCATTGAGTACCAACTTCACCAATGATCTGTTCCGTGGTGAAGAGGTTGGCATGAAGTGTATTGCCACCTGTTTGGAACACTGCCGTTGTCGGGATGAAAAAGAGACCTTCTGTATTGCTGAGGCACTCCACCACGCACAGCAGGGGGATATGCAAAAGGGTCTGGTCTTTACCGGCACCAATGCAACCCGCCACGATCGTATTATGCACGTGCATGAGATCTTTGAAGAGATCAATGGTCGGCCCTATCGGGCAGAAGGCTAA
- the ygfZ gene encoding CAF17-like 4Fe-4S cluster assembly/insertion protein YgfZ: MSLLEQHFNGISQWGEDRGCRVVLAFGAATQEREALAKGAALVDWSHTGIATVTGEDRKTFLSGLITNQIKNVSPEKAIYAALLSPQGRYLWDFIIAEQNMGDEDRLLLFTEPGIGNLVQRLSMYLLRAKAKLMDASDQMGTLIMAGPQAAQALSAVFSGVDFSAQEAGQSVAPEAGVVVIKDPRHAAFGWRVVADGDALPGLWDRLAAQATPVGYQAWEGYRVTQALPRGGNELEADATLPLEAGFLEMQGVDFNKGCYVGQETTARTYHRGTLKKRLFQITWSGTTLPKLGDVIHVGGQKEAGHITSVDPAGGTALAIVRVSDWASDKPLTLGSETVEVSKPAWATWE, from the coding sequence GTGAGCCTGCTTGAACAGCATTTTAATGGAATTTCTCAGTGGGGTGAGGACCGTGGTTGCCGTGTGGTTTTGGCCTTTGGTGCCGCCACACAAGAGCGTGAAGCTTTGGCCAAAGGTGCCGCCCTGGTGGATTGGAGCCACACCGGCATAGCGACCGTAACAGGTGAGGATCGTAAGACATTTCTCTCCGGGCTGATTACCAACCAGATCAAAAATGTTTCACCAGAAAAAGCCATTTATGCGGCTTTGCTCTCCCCCCAAGGGCGTTATCTGTGGGATTTTATCATCGCCGAACAAAATATGGGTGATGAAGATCGCCTATTACTTTTTACAGAGCCGGGTATCGGTAATCTGGTGCAACGGCTGAGTATGTATCTACTCAGGGCCAAGGCCAAACTGATGGATGCCAGTGACCAAATGGGGACACTGATCATGGCGGGCCCCCAGGCGGCACAAGCGCTATCGGCGGTTTTTTCTGGCGTGGATTTCTCCGCTCAGGAAGCGGGCCAAAGTGTGGCACCGGAAGCAGGGGTGGTGGTGATCAAGGATCCCCGTCATGCGGCTTTTGGCTGGCGTGTGGTTGCCGATGGGGATGCCCTACCCGGTTTATGGGACCGCCTTGCAGCCCAGGCTACTCCAGTGGGGTATCAGGCTTGGGAAGGGTACCGGGTCACGCAAGCTTTACCCCGTGGTGGCAATGAACTGGAGGCTGATGCCACACTGCCTTTAGAGGCGGGTTTTCTGGAAATGCAGGGGGTGGATTTTAATAAGGGGTGTTATGTGGGGCAGGAGACCACAGCCCGTACCTATCACCGGGGGACCTTAAAAAAGCGCCTGTTCCAGATCACATGGTCAGGAACAACCCTGCCTAAGCTGGGGGATGTCATCCATGTGGGTGGTCAGAAGGAGGCGGGTCACATCACCAGTGTGGATCCAGCGGGTGGTACAGCCTTGGCTATTGTGCGGGTTTCAGACTGGGCATCGGATAAGCCCCTGACCTTGGGGAGTGAGACCGTAGAGGTGAGTAAACCAGCCTGGGCAACCTGGGAATAG
- the thiC gene encoding phosphomethylpyrimidine synthase ThiC, whose translation MSAFRAQWVKGRSGNVTQMHYARKGEITPEMEHVAQVEGISPETVRDEVARGRMVIPANINHPEVKPMAIGIASRCKINSNIGNSQISSGLDEEVKKLTDSIKYGADTVMDLSTGKDIKPIRNAILRNSSVPIGTVPIYEVIERVPDVKDLTPEIILEVIEEQAKEGVDYMTVHCGVLMHVLPMVTSRITKIVSRGGALMAQWMLHHQKENPLYTHFDQLLEICKKYDVTLSLGDGLRPGCLHDASDEAQFAELSVLGELTKRAWEQDVQVMIEGPGHVPMDQIAMNMKKEREVCHEAPFYVLGPLVTDIAAGYDHIASAIGGAIAAWEGASMLCYVTPKEHLGLPNAEDVRAGIIAYKIAAHAADIARHRPGARDQDDEMSRARYGFDWNRQFELALDPERAREYHDETLPEDAHKTAEFCSMCGPRFCAYKLSQEVDAKSKEIAEKFVPGFCPGDDAANQGKELPEVVGK comes from the coding sequence ATGAGCGCATTTCGTGCCCAATGGGTCAAAGGTCGCAGCGGCAACGTCACCCAAATGCATTATGCCCGCAAGGGTGAGATCACGCCGGAGATGGAGCATGTGGCCCAGGTTGAGGGGATCAGCCCCGAAACCGTGCGTGATGAGGTGGCCCGGGGTCGTATGGTGATCCCTGCCAACATCAATCACCCAGAAGTTAAGCCAATGGCCATTGGTATTGCTTCTCGTTGTAAGATTAATTCCAATATTGGTAACTCACAGATCTCTTCCGGCCTGGATGAGGAGGTGAAAAAACTCACCGACTCCATCAAGTACGGTGCCGATACAGTCATGGATTTGAGTACCGGTAAAGATATCAAGCCCATCCGTAACGCCATTTTACGTAACTCATCGGTGCCTATCGGTACGGTGCCCATTTATGAAGTGATCGAGCGGGTACCCGACGTAAAAGACCTGACCCCAGAGATCATCCTTGAGGTGATTGAGGAGCAGGCTAAAGAGGGTGTGGACTACATGACTGTACACTGTGGTGTACTGATGCATGTTCTGCCCATGGTCACTTCACGGATCACCAAAATTGTCTCCCGTGGTGGGGCGTTGATGGCGCAGTGGATGCTGCACCACCAGAAAGAGAATCCCCTTTATACCCACTTTGATCAGCTGCTGGAGATTTGCAAAAAGTATGATGTCACGCTCTCTCTGGGTGATGGCCTACGCCCCGGTTGCTTGCATGATGCCTCTGACGAAGCCCAATTTGCGGAGTTGAGTGTACTGGGTGAACTGACCAAGCGTGCTTGGGAACAGGATGTTCAGGTTATGATCGAAGGTCCTGGCCATGTGCCCATGGACCAGATCGCCATGAACATGAAAAAAGAGCGCGAAGTGTGCCACGAAGCTCCCTTCTACGTCTTAGGCCCCTTGGTAACCGATATCGCTGCAGGTTATGACCATATTGCCTCAGCCATTGGTGGTGCTATTGCGGCTTGGGAAGGTGCTTCCATGCTCTGCTATGTCACCCCCAAAGAGCATTTGGGTCTGCCCAATGCAGAAGATGTACGAGCCGGGATCATTGCCTACAAAATCGCAGCCCATGCTGCGGATATTGCCCGTCACCGCCCCGGTGCCCGGGATCAGGATGATGAGATGAGCCGTGCCCGCTACGGTTTTGATTGGAACCGCCAGTTCGAGTTGGCTTTAGACCCTGAACGCGCCCGTGAGTACCACGACGAAACCCTGCCAGAGGATGCCCACAAAACGGCAGAGTTCTGCTCCATGTGTGGTCCACGCTTCTGCGCCTACAAGCTCTCTCAGGAAGTGGATGCCAAATCCAAAGAGATTGCGGAGAAGTTTGTCCCCGGTTTCTGTCCCGGTGATGATGCCGCCAACCAAGGCAAAGAGTTGCCCGAAGTGGTCGGTAAGTAA